From Pseudobdellovibrionaceae bacterium, a single genomic window includes:
- a CDS encoding DEAD/DEAH box helicase — MDFKSLGLHEALLQNLEKLGLKEPTPIQQESIPTILQKKDVAGLAQTGTGKTAAFLLPTIHRILDSIIEPQGPMAFEEWGAQSFCLILVPTRELAEQVNQNIESLSCEGKIKSAVIIGGKEYEEQIRKISEGVDFIVATPGRLIDLYKEKKVDLNLVRSVIFDEADRMFDMGFKDDMVYLLQRVPADRQLLMFSATMNFDVLNVAYEFGSEPVEVNIDKDQARAENVDDAIFHVGQDEKPQFLLSLLKKINPSQGIIFSNFKRNIPKLEKFLIDNGYKTQGISSSLNQNQRHRVMEKFKEGQVQVLVATDVAARGLDIKGVDLVINFELPDDPENYVHRIGRTGRAGEKGIAYSLVSDRDVLALNRIEDYVGNKVQVGWMEDTELVKDFKSFPYHYDAESGLDRVQKKSRIDRLQEDRPRGKRRDKKRPFKEGRGGKPTDNRSSGRPADHRGSKPNDNYEAQRAEGTGASFKDKKYKKDFKRPAKSGDNANFKKKKPSDKSKGFKAQGQRYDNFKTRKRTVTSTQTGATSSGGLFSKVKKLFGL, encoded by the coding sequence TTGGATTTTAAAAGCTTAGGGTTACATGAGGCCCTATTACAGAACTTGGAAAAATTAGGGTTAAAAGAACCCACCCCCATTCAACAAGAGTCCATTCCCACCATTTTACAGAAAAAAGACGTGGCAGGATTAGCGCAGACGGGAACGGGAAAAACCGCCGCCTTTTTATTACCGACCATTCACCGCATTTTAGATTCGATCATAGAACCCCAAGGGCCTATGGCTTTTGAAGAGTGGGGAGCTCAAAGCTTCTGTTTGATTCTTGTGCCCACTCGTGAGTTGGCCGAGCAGGTCAATCAAAATATCGAATCCTTAAGTTGCGAAGGCAAAATCAAATCCGCGGTGATCATTGGTGGTAAAGAGTACGAAGAGCAGATTCGCAAAATCTCTGAAGGCGTGGACTTCATTGTGGCTACTCCAGGTCGACTGATTGATCTTTATAAAGAAAAGAAAGTGGACTTAAATTTAGTACGTTCTGTGATTTTTGACGAGGCCGACAGAATGTTTGACATGGGCTTTAAGGATGACATGGTTTATCTCTTACAAAGAGTCCCTGCGGATCGTCAGCTTTTAATGTTTAGTGCGACGATGAATTTTGATGTGCTCAATGTGGCTTATGAATTTGGCTCTGAGCCTGTTGAAGTCAACATTGATAAAGATCAAGCCCGTGCAGAAAACGTGGATGATGCCATATTTCATGTGGGTCAGGATGAAAAGCCCCAGTTCTTATTGTCGTTGCTTAAAAAGATCAACCCCTCACAAGGAATCATCTTTAGTAACTTTAAAAGAAACATTCCTAAACTGGAAAAGTTTTTGATTGATAATGGGTATAAAACCCAAGGGATATCCAGTTCTTTAAACCAAAACCAACGCCACCGTGTGATGGAAAAATTTAAAGAAGGCCAGGTGCAAGTTCTTGTCGCTACGGATGTCGCAGCCAGAGGACTAGACATCAAAGGTGTGGATTTGGTGATTAACTTTGAACTCCCCGACGACCCTGAAAACTACGTGCATCGAATCGGTCGTACGGGTCGTGCAGGTGAAAAAGGGATTGCTTACAGTTTGGTGTCTGACCGTGATGTGTTGGCGTTAAACCGTATCGAAGATTATGTGGGTAATAAAGTGCAAGTGGGATGGATGGAAGACACAGAGTTGGTTAAAGACTTTAAGTCCTTCCCGTATCACTATGATGCCGAGTCAGGTTTAGATCGTGTGCAAAAGAAATCGCGTATAGATCGTTTGCAAGAAGATCGCCCGAGAGGAAAGAGACGAGATAAAAAACGTCCTTTTAAAGAAGGGCGAGGTGGTAAGCCGACGGATAACCGTAGTAGTGGTAGACCTGCGGATCATCGTGGGAGCAAACCTAACGACAACTATGAGGCACAACGAGCTGAAGGCACGGGGGCTTCTTTTAAAGATAAGAAGTATAAAAAAGATTTTAAACGTCCTGCAAAATCAGGCGACAACGCGAATTTTAAAAAGAAAAAACCAAGTGATAAAAGCAAAGGTTTCAAAGCCCAAGGCCAACGTTACGATAACTTTAAGACCCGCAAACGCACAGTGACTTCCACTCAAACGGGTGCCACTTCTTCTGGCGGATTATTTTCTAAAGTCAAAAAACTTTTTGGTCTATAA
- a CDS encoding alpha/beta hydrolase, with protein sequence MSILENLFIREYGRAQNEAPTLVFIHGLLGWGLNWSPIIKHFEQDYHIITYDQRGHGRSFHPPSYKTEDYAMDLLELLDAKDIQTAHLVGHSMGGRTALDFVVKHPGRTLSLVLEDIGPSPEPEETLSTQQMILRVPVPFKSKEEMDRFFEEEFFLKKASGDKQKQVMAQFLKANLQRQPNGEINWRFSLDGVLKTIEEGFTPRWAEFKCLEVPTFVVRGEKSRHLRQETYEMMLKSAPDIRGVVIADAGHWVHYQKPEEFSAHVLQFLQNLG encoded by the coding sequence ATGTCGATATTGGAAAACTTATTCATCAGAGAGTACGGGCGAGCCCAGAATGAGGCTCCCACTTTGGTCTTTATTCATGGCCTACTGGGGTGGGGTTTGAATTGGAGCCCAATTATTAAGCACTTTGAGCAAGATTATCATATCATCACTTACGACCAACGCGGGCATGGTCGATCTTTCCATCCCCCATCTTACAAAACCGAAGACTACGCCATGGATCTGTTAGAGCTTTTGGATGCAAAAGACATCCAGACGGCTCACTTGGTGGGACACTCTATGGGAGGGCGAACGGCCCTTGATTTTGTGGTGAAGCACCCTGGTCGCACTTTATCTTTGGTGTTGGAAGACATTGGCCCCAGTCCAGAACCTGAAGAGACATTGTCCACGCAACAGATGATTCTGCGTGTGCCTGTGCCTTTTAAGTCTAAAGAAGAGATGGATCGTTTTTTTGAAGAGGAGTTCTTTTTGAAAAAAGCCAGTGGTGATAAGCAAAAGCAGGTGATGGCGCAGTTTTTAAAAGCCAACTTGCAAAGGCAGCCTAATGGTGAAATCAACTGGCGCTTCTCTTTGGATGGGGTTTTAAAAACCATCGAAGAGGGCTTTACACCGCGTTGGGCTGAATTTAAGTGTTTAGAGGTTCCTACTTTTGTGGTGCGCGGAGAAAAATCTAGACATTTACGCCAAGAGACTTATGAAATGATGCTCAAAAGTGCTCCAGATATTAGGGGTGTGGTGATTGCCGATGCTGGGCATTGGGTGCATTACCAAAAACCCGAAGAATTTTCAGCACATGTGTTGCAGTTTCTACAGAATTTAGGTTAA
- a CDS encoding poly(A) polymerase has protein sequence MKSKLRLNHKWINSHALGIVKALQENGFETYLVGGCVRDLLVGIEPKDFDISTTARPRQVKKLIGNSFIIGRRFRLVLAKRDEEQFEISTFRRAPTAEDLENDDLEGDNLFGSPEEDAHRRDFTLNALFYDPVRGQIVDHADGLIDLKARKLRMIGDPNVRLLEDPIRILRAIRLAHKTGCRIDPELKENITKHAHSLKDTALPRRREEILKFLRLKNPYAAFIQLYDLGVLEQLSPHLNFLFENPTARSWFYELLIKATLEFRKNAPTHYLFMILLTGYVLGHTTFDQACDWLKEEEQQQVLKMELGLFNIESTAIAQAFRQLTELTQIEIDDFERKGDRRKMGLLSQKSFPMALTLGQWTSMLSDYQIAFWSEQYLKYEKDWTKTPISDNS, from the coding sequence TTGAAGTCGAAACTGAGATTGAACCACAAATGGATTAACAGCCACGCGCTGGGGATCGTGAAAGCCCTACAAGAAAACGGCTTTGAAACCTATCTTGTGGGAGGATGCGTCAGAGACCTTCTGGTAGGCATAGAACCCAAAGATTTTGATATCAGCACTACGGCTCGTCCCCGACAGGTTAAAAAACTCATCGGCAACTCGTTTATCATCGGCCGCCGCTTCCGTTTGGTTTTAGCCAAAAGAGATGAAGAGCAATTTGAAATCTCTACTTTCAGACGAGCCCCTACCGCTGAAGATTTAGAAAATGATGACTTAGAGGGGGATAATTTATTTGGCTCTCCCGAAGAGGATGCCCACCGTAGAGACTTCACTCTGAATGCCCTATTTTACGATCCTGTCAGAGGCCAAATTGTAGATCATGCTGACGGATTGATAGACCTTAAGGCGCGTAAACTTCGGATGATTGGCGACCCTAATGTACGATTATTAGAAGACCCCATTCGCATTCTGCGCGCTATTCGTTTAGCCCATAAAACAGGGTGTCGTATTGATCCTGAGCTTAAGGAAAACATCACCAAACACGCTCATAGTCTGAAAGACACAGCATTACCCAGACGTCGCGAGGAGATTTTAAAATTTTTACGACTTAAAAATCCCTATGCCGCTTTCATTCAACTTTATGATTTAGGAGTTTTAGAACAACTCAGTCCGCATTTGAATTTTCTATTTGAAAATCCAACGGCTCGCTCTTGGTTTTATGAATTGCTGATCAAAGCCACACTTGAGTTTCGTAAAAATGCCCCCACTCACTATCTGTTTATGATTCTATTAACGGGCTATGTTTTAGGCCACACCACTTTTGACCAAGCCTGTGACTGGTTAAAAGAGGAAGAACAGCAACAGGTTCTAAAAATGGAGTTGGGACTGTTTAATATCGAAAGTACGGCCATTGCCCAAGCCTTCCGACAACTTACTGAACTTACACAGATTGAAATTGATGACTTTGAACGCAAAGGAGATCGCCGTAAGATGGGACTGTTGTCACAGAAGAGCTTTCCTATGGCTCTTACGCTGGGACAGTGGACCTCAATGCTTTCAGATTATCAGATCGCATTCTGGAGTGAGCAGTACCTAAAATACGAAAAGGATTGGACAAAAACTCCGATCAGTGACAATAGTTAG
- the tatA gene encoding twin-arginine translocase TatA/TatE family subunit, producing the protein MAVGYWQLIILVVIVLIFFVGPKKLPDIGKSLGKSIRDFKKALNEDDTLDVTDSAKAERIESNSDEAQSSKSKSSEKDKA; encoded by the coding sequence ATGGCTGTCGGATATTGGCAACTTATCATACTTGTAGTGATTGTATTGATATTTTTTGTAGGCCCTAAAAAACTTCCAGACATTGGCAAGTCACTAGGAAAATCAATCCGCGATTTCAAAAAAGCTTTAAACGAAGATGACACTTTAGATGTGACAGACTCTGCTAAAGCCGAAAGAATTGAATCTAATTCTGACGAAGCTCAATCTTCCAAATCTAAGTCTTCAGAAAAGGACAAGGCTTAA
- a CDS encoding thiamine pyrophosphate-dependent enzyme, whose product MIQPLNRPNPLAKGPLSAPKYSKTVQTQFGEFQVASPEVVRGLIALMDMQAVLGGAASHFGGPSALAEINSALYAYVFDRGGSNWMDRFHLVNDAGHCENGLYALKALYGFADLSIESLKGFRSIKSPLTGHGEHHIFPEGVFISNGPLGSAVAQAQGLAVADKFAGNSRVTLLTLSDGACMEGEVKEALTSIPGLARQGKMNPFVVLISDNNTKLSGRIDTDAFSMQPTFESLTTLGWNVVHIEDGHDLKSCLEAIANAIENCKPDQPWALHFKTIKGYGHGASEKSSSGGHGFPLKKAEELEGFLQEVLKGESMPPEFSPWLEELKNYKPDSSNYTYKSKSWSWLNDHKDEKIQTGISKALIDYKNKNYPIISVTSDLPGSTGVAEFRKAFPESCIDVGVAESNMVSLGAGLSKVGYIPVVDTFAQFGVTKGALPLTMANLSCAPVIAVFSHTGFQDAADGASHQALSYFSMVASIPYTKVFALSSSEEAYELMGQALEEYKSSLESGKTPYSYIFFLGRENFKPSWKQGLKYKLGKAQVIAESSESLATVVAAGSLLTQAMRALDQLEQTGQTMDVIHPSSLNHIDLTPIVRSLQNTGGKLIVMEDHQQIAGFGQHLVGEITKSHPGLITEYQSLGVEGHFGQSAYQADELYRKHKMDAQALLDCL is encoded by the coding sequence ATGATTCAGCCATTAAATCGCCCTAACCCATTAGCCAAAGGCCCTCTTTCTGCGCCTAAATATTCAAAAACAGTTCAGACACAGTTTGGAGAGTTTCAAGTTGCAAGTCCAGAAGTGGTCAGAGGACTGATCGCACTGATGGACATGCAGGCGGTGTTGGGCGGAGCGGCAAGTCATTTTGGTGGCCCCTCGGCTTTAGCAGAAATCAACTCTGCGCTTTATGCTTATGTTTTTGATCGTGGAGGTTCGAACTGGATGGATCGTTTCCACTTAGTGAATGATGCGGGACACTGTGAAAATGGTCTGTATGCTTTGAAGGCCCTATATGGTTTTGCAGATTTAAGCATCGAAAGTTTAAAAGGGTTTCGCTCCATCAAGAGCCCTCTGACGGGTCACGGGGAGCATCATATTTTCCCAGAAGGTGTGTTCATCTCTAACGGTCCATTAGGGTCGGCTGTGGCACAAGCGCAAGGCTTAGCTGTGGCCGATAAATTTGCAGGAAACTCTCGGGTGACACTTCTGACTTTGTCTGATGGTGCGTGTATGGAAGGCGAAGTCAAAGAGGCTTTGACATCTATTCCTGGTCTTGCCCGTCAAGGTAAAATGAATCCATTTGTGGTCTTGATCAGTGATAACAACACTAAACTTTCTGGCCGTATTGATACGGATGCCTTTTCTATGCAGCCGACTTTTGAGAGTTTGACAACTTTGGGTTGGAACGTGGTCCACATCGAAGACGGACATGATTTAAAATCCTGCCTAGAGGCGATTGCTAACGCCATAGAAAACTGTAAACCCGATCAGCCTTGGGCCTTGCATTTTAAAACCATCAAAGGTTATGGGCATGGAGCTTCAGAAAAGTCCTCTTCGGGAGGACATGGTTTTCCTCTCAAAAAAGCAGAAGAGTTAGAGGGTTTTTTACAAGAGGTTCTTAAAGGCGAATCTATGCCGCCAGAATTTTCTCCATGGCTTGAGGAGTTGAAAAACTACAAGCCCGATAGTTCTAATTATACGTATAAAAGTAAAAGCTGGTCATGGCTTAACGATCACAAAGATGAAAAGATTCAAACAGGAATCTCTAAAGCATTGATAGATTATAAAAATAAAAACTATCCGATCATTTCAGTCACCTCTGATCTGCCAGGTTCAACAGGGGTGGCGGAATTTAGAAAAGCCTTTCCTGAATCTTGCATTGATGTCGGCGTGGCAGAAAGCAATATGGTCAGTTTAGGTGCGGGATTATCCAAAGTGGGATACATCCCAGTGGTGGACACCTTTGCACAGTTTGGTGTGACTAAAGGAGCCTTACCATTAACGATGGCCAATCTGTCTTGTGCACCTGTGATTGCGGTCTTCTCTCATACAGGTTTTCAAGATGCGGCCGATGGAGCTTCTCACCAAGCTTTAAGTTACTTTTCTATGGTAGCGTCTATCCCTTACACTAAGGTGTTTGCATTGTCGTCTTCAGAAGAAGCTTATGAACTTATGGGACAGGCTTTAGAAGAGTATAAGTCGTCTTTAGAAAGTGGGAAGACTCCTTACTCTTACATCTTCTTTTTAGGACGTGAAAACTTTAAGCCTTCGTGGAAGCAAGGTCTAAAGTATAAATTGGGTAAAGCCCAAGTGATTGCAGAATCTTCAGAATCTTTAGCTACAGTGGTGGCAGCAGGGTCTTTATTAACACAAGCCATGCGCGCTTTAGACCAGTTAGAACAAACGGGACAAACTATGGATGTGATTCACCCTTCATCTTTGAATCATATAGATTTAACTCCCATTGTACGGTCCTTACAAAATACAGGAGGCAAACTGATTGTGATGGAAGACCATCAACAGATTGCAGGTTTTGGGCAGCACTTGGTGGGTGAGATCACCAAGAGTCATCCAGGTTTAATCACTGAGTATCAATCTTTAGGTGTTGAGGGCCACTTTGGACAAAGTGCCTATCAAGCCGATGAGCTTTACCGCAAACATAAAATGGATGCACAGGCATTGCTTGATTGCCTATAG
- the add gene encoding adenosine deaminase, whose protein sequence is MNSKWTDMPKVELHRHLELSLRPSTIQELAPSHGFDLKSPGAYEHHFVIPEQMPDLGAVLHKFLDTQKLLSSLEILERIAYEACEDAHKEGIKILELRYAPTFVQLGHTFSFEQIHQAFSKGVARAEKDFNMAVGMICIIQRILGVEVAEKVTDFAIENKDSFVALDLADNEVGFEARPYAPVFQKAKKHGLSITVHAGEALAEGSEQNVVVSIDELGATRIGHGIQIHRNPEVLDYVVKTGTVLEVCPKSNWLTSAVPTYEDHPINVLRDKGVKVTVNSDDPGIFESSLLVEYDILEKHLGWKESDFVECNKIAALASFIPEAKKRAVWPQNIWS, encoded by the coding sequence ATGAACTCAAAATGGACTGACATGCCCAAAGTTGAATTGCACCGACACTTAGAGTTGTCGTTACGCCCTTCCACCATCCAAGAACTAGCTCCTTCCCACGGTTTTGACCTCAAGTCTCCTGGGGCCTACGAGCATCACTTTGTCATTCCAGAGCAGATGCCTGATTTGGGTGCCGTATTGCATAAGTTTTTAGATACACAGAAACTTCTTAGCTCTTTGGAAATTTTAGAGCGCATTGCTTACGAGGCGTGTGAAGATGCCCACAAAGAGGGAATCAAAATTCTTGAACTTCGTTATGCCCCCACCTTTGTACAATTAGGACATACTTTTAGCTTTGAACAGATTCATCAGGCTTTTTCTAAAGGCGTGGCTCGTGCTGAAAAAGATTTTAACATGGCTGTCGGCATGATTTGTATTATTCAAAGAATCCTTGGGGTAGAGGTGGCAGAAAAAGTCACCGACTTTGCCATTGAAAACAAAGATAGTTTTGTTGCTTTAGACCTTGCCGACAATGAAGTGGGTTTTGAAGCTCGCCCTTATGCTCCCGTTTTTCAAAAGGCTAAAAAACATGGACTGTCTATTACTGTGCACGCTGGAGAGGCCTTGGCCGAAGGTTCTGAACAAAATGTAGTTGTTTCTATTGATGAACTTGGTGCTACTCGTATTGGTCACGGCATTCAGATTCACAGAAACCCTGAGGTCTTAGATTACGTTGTTAAAACAGGAACTGTGCTAGAAGTCTGCCCCAAAAGTAATTGGCTCACATCTGCCGTGCCGACTTATGAAGACCATCCTATTAACGTTTTAAGAGACAAAGGCGTAAAGGTCACTGTGAACAGCGATGACCCTGGGATTTTTGAGTCTAGCTTGCTAGTAGAATACGATATTTTAGAAAAGCATTTAGGATGGAAAGAGTCTGACTTTGTGGAGTGCAATAAGATTGCCGCTCTAGCCAGCTTTATCCCTGAGGCTAAAAAAAGAGCCGTCTGGCCTCAAAATATTTGGTCTTAA
- a CDS encoding aspartate-semialdehyde dehydrogenase has product MNATESKRPIKIGILGATGLVGTTFLNLLEKSPLDITNLVPFASERSAGQQIQFRGKPYTIEVPSKDSLKGLDLVFVSSEADISEKWAPVAIEQGTFVVDNSSAFRMDERFPLVVPEVNKHLIQRDKPTIFANPNCSTIQLMLPLYGISQDFTIESVRVASYQSVSGAGKEAQEELLAQSVKPLEEHTPKAFPHPIAFNTIPQIGSFLDDGFCSEEDKIMRESRKILNLPDLNISAFTVRVPSLNGHAEAVWVRLKEDISKEQFIKALKKVDNLVVMEEGYPVVRQVSGQTDTYVGRIHQDRYDPKTWLFWVVADNLLKGAAWNALQIAETLYDH; this is encoded by the coding sequence ATGAACGCAACGGAATCAAAAAGACCTATTAAAATTGGAATTTTAGGGGCTACGGGCCTTGTTGGAACCACATTTTTAAATCTGTTAGAAAAAAGTCCTCTGGATATTACAAACTTAGTCCCCTTTGCTTCCGAGCGAAGTGCAGGACAACAGATTCAATTTCGCGGCAAACCCTACACCATTGAAGTTCCGAGTAAAGACAGCCTTAAAGGTTTAGATTTAGTTTTTGTCTCTTCTGAAGCTGACATCAGCGAAAAGTGGGCTCCTGTAGCTATAGAACAAGGGACATTTGTTGTGGACAATTCTTCGGCGTTTAGAATGGACGAACGTTTTCCCTTGGTCGTTCCTGAGGTGAATAAACATCTGATTCAAAGAGACAAGCCCACTATTTTTGCCAACCCGAACTGCTCTACTATCCAATTGATGTTACCTCTTTATGGCATCTCTCAAGACTTCACCATTGAAAGTGTACGTGTGGCCAGTTACCAGTCTGTCAGTGGTGCGGGCAAAGAGGCCCAAGAAGAGCTACTTGCCCAAAGTGTAAAACCCCTTGAGGAGCACACACCCAAGGCCTTCCCTCATCCTATTGCTTTTAATACCATCCCGCAGATCGGATCTTTTTTGGATGATGGGTTCTGCTCTGAAGAAGATAAGATCATGCGTGAAAGTCGCAAGATTTTAAATCTGCCTGATTTAAACATCAGTGCATTTACAGTGCGTGTTCCTTCCTTAAACGGTCATGCTGAAGCGGTGTGGGTGCGCCTCAAAGAAGACATCTCTAAAGAGCAGTTCATCAAGGCTTTAAAAAAAGTCGATAACCTTGTGGTGATGGAAGAAGGGTATCCTGTCGTGCGCCAAGTTTCGGGTCAGACCGACACTTATGTGGGTCGTATTCACCAAGATCGTTATGATCCCAAAACATGGTTATTTTGGGTTGTGGCTGATAATCTTTTAAAGGGCGCAGCGTGGAATGCCCTTCAAATTGCAGAAACTTTATACGACCACTAA